The nucleotide window attctcttccttttcctttcttgtccttctccctttccGGCTCAACACCCTCTGTCCATCCGCCTCCCAAACGTTCCTTCCTTTCCGCGGGCATTGAACCCTTTAAATCCTCCCTAGTCTTTCCACCAGCTCGGAAAACAAGCTGAACTTCCTCCTCGACTTTCCACCATCGACATGATCGATCTCGGGAGCCAGCAGTGACGGCCAAAGTGGGCTTCAGCGAAGATACAGATGGAATAGAATCTTGGTGGCCAAAGAATGTGTCGATAACAGAGAGGGTGGaaagggaatgaagagCAAGATGACGGGAGAGGGAGGCGGAGAGGATGTGGTATGACGGGTTGTTAAGCGGTGAAAGGGCAATTGACTGACACAACTGGTTAATCTAATTCACCAAGGAAACCATGCCACAACTCACAGTGACAGCGTCCTTATGGCCCTTTAGTCCTGCCACCCAACTCGGCTCTCTTTCACTGACATTCCATACACCGATCACCTTATCCCTTCCCCCACTGACCAGCCATTTTCCGTCTTCACTCGCTGCCAGACACAAGATTTCTCCATTGTGGCCATTTTCTCCAACCTGGGCATGTCCAAAGTTTTGACCGGCTCGACGTAAAGTGGAAGTAGAGTGCCGGATGATGGAGCCTCGTTTGGTGGAAACGAAGATGTAGTATGGGGTCAAAGCGGCAGAGGTagggagatgagatgaTGTGGGTATAAAATGACACGTTGAGGAAGTCAAGTGAGGCGTGATGAAGAGATGTATACGACCTGACGCTTCAGCCTGAGACAGGCGTTAATCAGTTATTGTATACCACAGATATGAGAATGGTAACGCACAACATCCTTCTGAAGACGAGACGCAATAAGCTCTCTGTCAATATCAGCAGCATCGTAGTCCTGGTCCGCATTGGCTACGCAATGTTAGCAAAGTAGGAAACAGTAAAAGAAGAAGGTCTTACCGGCCTCTACTTCATCTTGAATTCTAGCAAGGTATCCCTTAGCCAACCTGACTCTCTTCTCTGCTGCCGTCTCATTTTCGTCGATATACTCTTCATCACTCATTGCCACATCCTCCCGACCCTCCCTGAAATCCATCAAGTCAATATCAACGGGGCCGTTGTCACCCTCGGCGTCCGAAGGGAGATCTTCATCATTGTTTTGATGCTTTTGCTGGCGAGACGCCGAAGGAACTGAACGATTGTTCCTCTT belongs to Cryptococcus gattii WM276 chromosome I, complete sequence and includes:
- a CDS encoding Pre-rRNA processing protein associated with U3 snRNP, putative; Rrp9p (Similar to TIGR gene model, INSD accession AAW46007.1) — protein: MPDPFFQSQKKRKRNNRSVPSASRQQKHQNNDEDLPSDAEGDNGPVDIDLMDFREGREDVAMSDEEYIDENETAAEKRVRLAKGYLARIQDEVEAANADQDYDAADIDRELIASRLQKDVAEASGRIHLFITPHLTSSTCHFIPTSSHLPTSAALTPYYIFVSTKRGSIIRHSTSTLRRAGQNFGHAQVGENGHNGEILCLAASEDGKWLVSGGRDKVIGVWNVSEREPSWVAGLKGHKDAVTSIALSPLNNPSYHILSASLSRHLALHSLSTLSVIDTFFGHQDSIPSVSSLKPTLAVTAGSRDRSCRWWKVEEEVQLVFRAGGKTREDLKGSMPAERKERLGGGWTEGVEPEREKDKKGKGREFMEGSVDCVCMLDDQHFVSGGDSGSLLLWHTGKKKPIFTQAFAHGFSPITSENPISSPRWITSIAALRGTNLFASGSWDGQIRLWALNQELKSFSCVNVEIPVKGIVNSLQLNSLPYETISHSSLPESGEEERTKAKSEIVLVAAVGQEPRLGRWMRDKLAKNGVLVARLELDGKGKVMMI